One genomic region from Phragmites australis chromosome 1, lpPhrAust1.1, whole genome shotgun sequence encodes:
- the LOC133927641 gene encoding protein ESSENTIAL FOR POTEXVIRUS ACCUMULATION 1-like isoform X1, with the protein MAERKLDRPAALGKDGLSLGIEEDRAAAAAAMGFVDDFKDPQHLENSIPLSPQWLYAKPTDAKISLPHGSSLEPAEKELRLLEGTVDKKERRRNVFDADSGLRWLEEERETSLLGRKERKKEVDRDLENRKNDRRSDNVSARDNIDSRAPPTSERWSDGSTRSLGNEARRDGKWSSRWGPDDKEKDSRSDKKIDAEKDETYAEKQTFTGRLLSESDSRDKWRPRHRQESHSVGTATYRAAPGFGSEKGRVKDSNVGFAPGRGRGNPNLVPSFNRPSSAGPIGAPPVHGKCAKTAVTFRYPRGKLLDIYRQKNMMASFDDAHLKLEEIPSITLSTSAKPLAFVAPNTLEEALLEDIRKGKIISSEAINAPGNKKERTQDPEEPACGVDDNKAKTTIAFGGLGHEGSALISEKDAFYDEGMFSSAVSTSAPMRFIEEHARDNQSGIPGIHEGLKTDEVKSSADHDLSTKLPDDSNTLFDVPPFEHPPESTMSYQSSDMDMKARGQVSYPEELTLYYLDPQGGVQGPFLGADIISWYEDGYFGLELPVRLSQAPDDAPFRPLVEVMPHLGRKPQSHPPVPCDESAGSLDSVQSKFEAAIPTSASSGKSDQASKWDSESYAVDPKRGEQEASVQSQTSWLPSSETQKDSANIRQHIPEAVNQDAEEVLYTGRPNSSMGQSLRDLENDRADFQLASRDPRSRVGEANLPQHDGPRESDLSPLGLLWSELEGMHPKQPLSSNVLGVNKRRNPKPTAPKDIPAVNMRHGPLSRMNEASGVRDEWPANFGQLDNMNDANISGRIPQVEAEHHLNFEEQLLLQQIRREQLQQEQMMARNNLEFPGPFPGQVFDSLHQHRQPMNQPLPDADHILRVQFELEQQRCQQLQQEQHQRQLQQQRQTQLLQQQQQQQQKMILEQLLQQQLQGSNFGPNNMVDQVLLREHVLNDLHHQPHHLQRQHDAAIEQLIQAKFGHGLHREHHNDMLDVLPRSNQRQMLPLEQQILLGLQHEQLQSQQLANALRQHSGREEERHLSGVWPMDDAGQFICSGTSPNQGHISRQGRFDLLDTLQRSSSFEHHEHLDRSLSLHERLHRGGQGIHSLERSGSLPGGGPLPNPDVINALARQHGLGQLETHGDFYSSGQMPMLASGVHPQQHRFQEQLSGSHAGRLERHWLDANGQLQNSLMESSRINQLQIEAEKQRRNVEMNLSVDNPHAWAALMNKERNTEQDLSDMIRNKLVLQSQQSLGFPDVPVPASFGRKDPSVHFAQPVAENPLRSPVNRLTLEESLAERSVFTKIGESAQEGSVNLNSIENSGKYNLRSNSSSMLEQKHFLATDDVQRGEFSDITGGRASANQFVGSVNELTRGKKQGSSVNLAGDDTDFAEEAVRSWSDTGISKGNSHSLLKRTTSQHTATSQAVSMDLSSTVRLKKAGLSSSDENKMESVVTSVAKAMEASVPSSKETGAYSMQSTTTNLDASGQSFSEALKSTKKPPMQYDASESADGGPGGKGAKKKTKKGKQIDPSLLGFKVHSNRIMMGEIVRDD; encoded by the exons ATGGCGGAGAGGAAGCTGGATCGACCCGCGGCGCTCGGGAAAG ATGGGCTGTCGCTTGGGATCGAGGAGgacagggccgccgccgccgccgccatggggTTCGTCGACGATTTCAAAG ATCCGCAGCACCTGGAAAACAGCATTCCTCTGTCTCCTCAGTGGCTCTATGCTAAACCGACTGATGCAAAG ATTTCATTGCCTCATGGGTCCTCCCTTGAACCTGCTGAAAAGGAGCTGAGGCTGCTGGAAGGAACTGTGGATAAGAAAGAACGCAGGCGGAATGTGTTTGATGCTGACAGTGGTCTTCGTTGGCTTGAAGAGGAAAGAGAGACAAGCTTACTTGGGAGGAAGGAGCGCAAGAAGGAAGTGGACCGGGATTTGGAGAATCGTAAAAATGATCGCCGATCTGACAATGTTTCTGCAAGGGATAACATTGATTCACGTGCACCTCCTACATCTGAAAGGTGGAGTGATGGTTCCACCCGTAGTTTGGGGAATGAAGCACGGCGTGATGGAAAATGGTCATCAAGATGGGGGCCTGATGACAAGGAGAAGGACTCCAGGTCGGACAAGAAGATTGACGCAGAAAAGGATGAAACATATGCTGAAAAACAGACATTTACGGGAAGGTTGCTGTCTGAGTCGGACTCCCGTGATAAATGGAGACCTCGTCACCGGCAGGAAAGTCATTCTGTCGGGACAGCTACATACCGTGCTGCTCCAGGCTTTGGATCTGAGAAAGGTCGTGTAAAGGACTCGAATGTTGGTTTTGCCCCTGGAAGAGGCAGGGGAAACCCAaacttagttccatccttcaaCCGGCCATCATCTGCAGGACCAATTGGTGCTCCACCTGTGCACGGAAAATGTGCAAAAACTGCTGTTACTTTTCGCTACCCAAGAGGGAAGCTTCTGGATATATACAGGCAAAAAAATATGATGGCATCCTTTGATGACGCCCACCTTAAACTGGAGGAAATTCCTTCCATCACACTCTCTACTTCTGCAAAACCACTAGCCTTTGTTGCACCCAATACTCTTGAAGAG GCTCTTCTGGAAGATATTAggaaaggtaaaatcattagcAGCGAAGCAATCAATGCGCCTGGaaacaaaaaagagaggacACAAGATCCTGAAG AACCAGCTTGTGGTGTTGATGACAACAAGGCTAAAACCACTATTGCATTTGGTGGGTTGGGTCACGAAGGATCTGCTTTAATCTCGGAGAAGGATGCATTCTATGATGAAGGGATGTTTTCTAGTGCTGTTAGTACATCTGCACCAATGAGATTTATAGAGGAACATGCCCGTGATAATCAATCTGGGATTCCCGGCATTCATGAAGGTTTGAAAACTGATGAAGTCAAGTCAAGTGCTGATCATGATCTTAGCACTAAGCTACCTGACGATTCAAACACTCTGTTTGATGTACCACCCTTCGAGCATCCTCCAGAATCCACTATGTCATACCAAAGCAGTGACATGGATATGAAAGCTAGGGGCCAGGTTAGTTACCCAGAGGAGCTGACGTTATATTATCTGGATCCCCAAGGAGGTGTTCAAGGTCCATTTCTGGGTGCTGACATAATCTCCTGGTATGAAGATGGATATTTTGGTTTGGAGTTACCTGTTCGTTTATCTCAGGCTCCAGACGATGCTCCTTTCCGCCCACTTGTTGAAGTCATGCCACACCTTGGACGAAAGCCCCAATCACACCCGCCTGTACCCTGTGATGAAAGTGCTGGATCTCTGGATTCTGTTCAAAGTAAATTTGAAGCTGCAATCCCTACTTCTGCTTCTTCTGGGAAGAGTGATCAAGCATCTAAATGGGACTCTGAAAGCTATGCAGTTGATCCTAAAAGAGGTGAGCAGGAAGCATCAGTTCAGTCTCAAACTAGTTGGTTACCTTCATCTGAAACACAAAAGGATTCAGCAAACATTAGACAACACATTCCTGAAGCAGTAAATCAGGATGCTGAAG AAGTGTTGTACACTGGGAGGCCTAATAGCAGCATGGGTCAATCCCTAAGGGATCTCGAAAATGACCGTGCAGATTTCCAGTTGGCATCACGTGATCCCCGTTCTAGGGTGGGAGAAGCTAATTTGCCTCAGCATGATGGCCCGAGAGAGAGTGATCTGAGTCCTCTTGGCTTACTTTGGTCTGAGCTGGAAGGGATGCACCCAAAGCAACCTCTCTCATCGAATGTACTTGGTGTAAATAAGCGGAGAAATCCCAAGCCTACAGCGCCCAAGGACATTCCAGCTGTAAACATGAGGCATGGGCCACTTAGCAGGATGAATGAAGCTTCTGGTGTGCGTGACGAGTGGCCTGCTAACTTTGGGCAGCTGGACAACATGAATGATGCAAACATTTCAGGCCGAATCCCTCAGGTTGAAGCTGAAcatcatttgaattttgaggaGCAACTGCTTCTTCAACAGATTCGAAGGGAGCAGCTGCAGCAGGAGCAAATGATGGCCCGTAACAATTTGGAGTTTCCTGGACCATTTCCAGGGCAGGTGTTTGATTCTTTGCACCAACACCGACAGCCTATGAATCAACCACTTCCTGATGCGGATCATATTTTGAGAGTACAGTTTGAACTTGAACAACAACGCTGTCAACAGCTCCAACAAGAGCAGCACCAAAggcagctgcagcagcaacGGCAAACCCAACttttgcagcagcagcaacagcagcagcaaaagATGATTCTCGAGCAACTGTTGCAACAACAGCTGCAGGGTTCAAATTTCGGACCAAATAACATGGTCGATCAAGTCTTACTTCGGGAGCATGTATTGAATGACCTGCATCACCAACCCCACCATTTGCAAAGGCAGCATGATGCAGCAATTGAACAACTTATTCAAGCAAAGTTTGGGCATGGCCTTCATAGGGagcatcacaatgatatgttgGATGTTCTCCCACGTTCAAATCAGAGGCAGATGCTTCCTTTAGAGCAGCAAATTCTTTTAGGTCTTCAGCACGAGCAGCTTCAGTCACAACAATTGGCTAATGCTCTACGACAGCATTCAGGCCGGGAGGAAGAAAGGCACTTAAGTGGGGTCTGGCCAATGGACGATGCTGGTCAGTTTATTTGCTCAGGAACCAGTCCAAATCAAGGCCACATTTCTAGGCAAGGTCGTTTTGATCTTCTGGATACTCTTCAGAGATCTTCTTCCTTCGAACATCATGAACATCTTGACCGGAGCCTCTCCTTGCACGAGCGTTTGCATAGGGGAGGTCAAGGTATTCACTCCCTTGAGCGGTCTGGTTCTTTGCCTGGTGGTGGTCCTTTACCAAATCCAGATGTTATAAATGCCCTAGCACGTCAGCATGGCCTTGGTCAACTGGAAACACATGGTGATTTTTATTCTTCAGGCCAAATGCCTATGCTTGCTTCAGGGGTTCATCCCCAGCAACATAGGTTTCAGGAGCAGCTTTCTGGTTCTCATGCAGGAAGGCTAGAAAGGCACTGGTTGGATGCCAATGGACAATTGCAAAATAGTCTGATGGAATCTTCACGCATTAACCAGTTGCAGATTGAAGCAGAGAAGCAGAGGAGGAATGTGGAAATGAACCTTTCTGTTGACAATCCGCATGCATGGGCAGCACTTATGAACAAAGAGAGGAACACGGAGCAAGATTTGAGTGATATGATCCGTAATAAACTTGTCCTTCAATCACAGCAATCTTTGGGATTTCCTGATGTTCCGGTGCCCGCATCATTTGGACGTAAAGATCCTTCTGTACACTTTGCACAGCCTGTTGCAGAGAACCCTTTGAGATCCCCAGTGAACAGATTGACTTTGGAGGAGTCTCTTGCAGAAAGGTCagtttttacaaaaataggGGAGTCAGCGCAGGAGGGATCAGTCAATCTTAATAGTATTGAGAACAGTGGGAAATATAACCTTAGATCAAACTCTTCATCGATGCTTGAGCAGAAACATTTTCTTGCAACAGATGATGTTCAAAGGGGAGAATTTTCAGATATTACGGGTGGCAGAGCATCTGCTAATCAATTTGTTGGGAGTGTCAATGAGTTGACCAGGGGGAAAAAGCAGGGTTCTAGTGTGAACTTGGCTGGAGATGATACTGATTTTGCTGAAGAAGCTGTTAGGAGCTG GTCTGATACTGGCATCTCAAAAGGGAATTCTCACTCCTTGCTAAAGCGCACAACGAGCCAACATACTGCTACATCTCAGGCAGTTTCCATGGATTTATCTTCAACTGTTAGGCTGAAGAAGGCAGGCCTTTCATCTTCTGATG AGAATAAGATGGAATCAGTAGTCACCTCAGTAGCCAAGGCTATGGAAGCCTCTGTTCCGAGCAGCAAAGAGACGGGGGCGTATAGCATGCAATCAACCACCACCAATCTTGATGCCTCTGGTCAGTCGTTCAGCGAAGCGTTGAAGAGCACAAAGAAGCCGCCCATGCAGTATGATGCCTCGGAATCTGCAGACGGGGGCCCGGGTGGTAAAGGTgcgaagaagaaaacaaagaaaggaAAGCAGATTGACCCTTCTCTTCTTGGCTTCAAAGTCCACAGTAACCGGATCATGATGGGTGAGATCGTTCGCGATGATTAA
- the LOC133927669 gene encoding L-type lectin-domain containing receptor kinase IX.2-like, translated as MAAYPRAHLLVLAYLCLMPLHAAALSFDYDFSKPEHLNSPDLKFINDSSRAGDRINLTNGTEHNSTGRVFHQQPVRLWDGRKRASFTTRFSFAIGGNDTNRRGDGMAFFIGPAPLPWDSRSMFLGLFNNPNNPNAQPPETVGVEFDTNWNEGYDPPNTTDHIGIDVNNITSTKFQRVRSTGLYDTMSANITYSAGSKMMAVTLQLHDGSVYKVETEVDFREAGVPQDASVGFSAATGVLTESHQLLSWSFSSTDPSNTELLWAIWVAVAIASLAGLVVALVCIIITRGRGPMEIALPVARKFTYHELSTATKNFSRDRKLCAGSFGEVYRGELDPHKQPVAVKKLTLVLEQTRSDYVTEIMTLGQLSHRNLVKLVGWCDGGGNDKLLLAYELVTNGSLDKHLHGSVRLLTWPERYKIVLGIGYAIEYLHTLCKNTILHRDIKPSNVMLDGDFEAKLGDFGLVRQVDPGQNSLSGTIMFGSLGYMDPQCITKNTASTASDMYSFGVLLLEVATGKDPAVLWDELGSNTLVNAVRESDRRGAVLEMADERLNGDFDKRQMERVLVVGLRCVQLDREDRPEIRRAINWLSNLSDPVPQVLYS; from the exons AACCGAGCACAATAGCACCGGCCGTGTGTTCCACCAGCAGCCGGTGCGCTTGTGGGACGGCCGCAAGAGAGCCAGCTTCACCACGAGGTTCTCGTTCGCCATCGGCGGCAATGACACCAACCGACGGGGGGATGGCATGGCGTTCTTCATCGGGCCTGCCCCCCTGCCGTGGGACTCGCGCAGCATGTTCCTCGGGCTCTTCAACAACCCCAACAACCCGAACGCGCAGCCGCCGGAGACCGTCGGCGTGGAGTTCGACACGAACTGGAACGAAGGCTATGACCCTCCGAACACCACTGACCACATCGGCATCGACGTCAACAACATCACCTCCACAAAATTCCAGAGGGTGAGGAGCACGGGCCTCTATGATACCATGTCGGCAAACATCACGTACAGCGCGGGCTCGAAGATGATGGCCGTTACACTTCAGCTGCACGACGGGAGTGTTTACAAAGTCGAAACGGAAGTCGACTTCAGGGAAGCCGGAGTGCCACAGGATGCGAGCGTCGGGTTTTCGGCGGCCACCGGGGTTCTCACCGAGTCGCACCAGCTCCTCTCTTGGTCCTTCAGCTCAACAG ATCCATCTAATACCGAATTACTATGGGCGATATGGGTGGCTGTTGCAATTGCATCATTAGCCGGTTTAGTGGTTGCTCTGGTTTGTATCATTATTACGCGTGGACGTGGCCCAATGGAGATAGCCTTGCCAG TTGCAAGGAAATTCACGTACCACGAGCTGTCCACGGCGACCAAAAACTTCTCCAGGGACAGGAAGCTCTGCGCGGGCTCCTTCGGGGAAGTGTACAGAGGGGAGCTGGATCCACACAAGCAGCCGGTGGCGGTGAAGAAGCTGACGCTGGTGCTGGAGCAAACCAGGAGTGACTACGTCACCGAGATCATGACCTTGGGCCAGCTGAGCCACCGCAACCTTGTGAAGCTCGTCGGCTGgtgcgacggcggcggcaacgACAAGCTGCTGCTCGCGTACGAGCTGGTGACGAACGGGAGCCTCGACAAGCACCTCCACGGGTCAGTGAGGCTGCTGACGTGGCCGGAGAGGTACAAGATCGTGCTCGGCATCGGCTACGCCATAGAATACCTCCACACCCTCTGCAAGAACACCATCCTGCACCGGGACATCAAGCCCAGCAACGTGATGCTGGACGGCGACTTCGAGGCCAAGCTCGGGGACTTCGGGCTCGTCAGGCAGGTCGACCCCGGACAGAACTCCCTGAGTGGCACCATCATGTTTGGGAGCTTGGGCTACATGGACCCCCAATGCATCACCAAAAACACGGCGAGCACCGCGTCTGACATGTACAGCTTCGGGGTCCTGCTGCTGGAGGTCGCCACCGGCAAGGATCCGGCCGTGTTGTGGGACGAACTAGGCTCCAACACCCTCGTCAACGCTGTCCGGGAATCTGACCGCAGGGGTGCGGTCCTCGAGATGGCCGACGAGCGGCTGAACGGCGACTTCGACAAGAGGCAGATGGAGCGCGTGCTGGTCGTCGGGCTCCGGTGTGTCCAACTGGATCGCGAGGACCGACCGGAAATCAGACGTGCCATTAACTGGCTGTCAAATCTCAGCGATCCAGTGCCTCAAGTTCTGTATTCGTAG
- the LOC133927641 gene encoding protein ESSENTIAL FOR POTEXVIRUS ACCUMULATION 1-like isoform X2: MAERKLDRPAALGKDGLSLGIEEDRAAAAAAMGFVDDFKDPQHLENSIPLSPQWLYAKPTDAKISLPHGSSLEPAEKELRLLEGTVDKKERRRNVFDADSGLRWLEEERETSLLGRKERKKEVDRDLENRKNDRRSDNVSARDNIDSRAPPTSERWSDGSTRSLGNEARRDGKWSSRWGPDDKEKDSRSDKKIDAEKDETYAEKQTFTGRLLSESDSRDKWRPRHRQESHSVGTATYRAAPGFGSEKGRVKDSNVGFAPGRGRGNPNLVPSFNRPSSAGPIGAPPVHGKCAKTAVTFRYPRGKLLDIYRQKNMMASFDDAHLKLEEIPSITLSTSAKPLAFVAPNTLEEALLEDIRKGKIISSEAINAPGNKKERTQDPEEPACGVDDNKAKTTIAFGGLGHEGSALISEKDAFYDEGMFSSAVSTSAPMRFIEEHARDNQSGIPGIHEGLKTDEVKSSADHDLSTKLPDDSNTLFDVPPFEHPPESTMSYQSSDMDMKARGQVSYPEELTLYYLDPQGGVQGPFLGADIISWYEDGYFGLELPVRLSQAPDDAPFRPLVEVMPHLGRKPQSHPPVPCDESAGSLDSVQSKFEAAIPTSASSGKSDQASKWDSESYAVDPKRGEQEASVQSQTSWLPSSETQKDSANIRQHIPEAVNQDAEVLYTGRPNSSMGQSLRDLENDRADFQLASRDPRSRVGEANLPQHDGPRESDLSPLGLLWSELEGMHPKQPLSSNVLGVNKRRNPKPTAPKDIPAVNMRHGPLSRMNEASGVRDEWPANFGQLDNMNDANISGRIPQVEAEHHLNFEEQLLLQQIRREQLQQEQMMARNNLEFPGPFPGQVFDSLHQHRQPMNQPLPDADHILRVQFELEQQRCQQLQQEQHQRQLQQQRQTQLLQQQQQQQQKMILEQLLQQQLQGSNFGPNNMVDQVLLREHVLNDLHHQPHHLQRQHDAAIEQLIQAKFGHGLHREHHNDMLDVLPRSNQRQMLPLEQQILLGLQHEQLQSQQLANALRQHSGREEERHLSGVWPMDDAGQFICSGTSPNQGHISRQGRFDLLDTLQRSSSFEHHEHLDRSLSLHERLHRGGQGIHSLERSGSLPGGGPLPNPDVINALARQHGLGQLETHGDFYSSGQMPMLASGVHPQQHRFQEQLSGSHAGRLERHWLDANGQLQNSLMESSRINQLQIEAEKQRRNVEMNLSVDNPHAWAALMNKERNTEQDLSDMIRNKLVLQSQQSLGFPDVPVPASFGRKDPSVHFAQPVAENPLRSPVNRLTLEESLAERSVFTKIGESAQEGSVNLNSIENSGKYNLRSNSSSMLEQKHFLATDDVQRGEFSDITGGRASANQFVGSVNELTRGKKQGSSVNLAGDDTDFAEEAVRSWSDTGISKGNSHSLLKRTTSQHTATSQAVSMDLSSTVRLKKAGLSSSDENKMESVVTSVAKAMEASVPSSKETGAYSMQSTTTNLDASGQSFSEALKSTKKPPMQYDASESADGGPGGKGAKKKTKKGKQIDPSLLGFKVHSNRIMMGEIVRDD; this comes from the exons ATGGCGGAGAGGAAGCTGGATCGACCCGCGGCGCTCGGGAAAG ATGGGCTGTCGCTTGGGATCGAGGAGgacagggccgccgccgccgccgccatggggTTCGTCGACGATTTCAAAG ATCCGCAGCACCTGGAAAACAGCATTCCTCTGTCTCCTCAGTGGCTCTATGCTAAACCGACTGATGCAAAG ATTTCATTGCCTCATGGGTCCTCCCTTGAACCTGCTGAAAAGGAGCTGAGGCTGCTGGAAGGAACTGTGGATAAGAAAGAACGCAGGCGGAATGTGTTTGATGCTGACAGTGGTCTTCGTTGGCTTGAAGAGGAAAGAGAGACAAGCTTACTTGGGAGGAAGGAGCGCAAGAAGGAAGTGGACCGGGATTTGGAGAATCGTAAAAATGATCGCCGATCTGACAATGTTTCTGCAAGGGATAACATTGATTCACGTGCACCTCCTACATCTGAAAGGTGGAGTGATGGTTCCACCCGTAGTTTGGGGAATGAAGCACGGCGTGATGGAAAATGGTCATCAAGATGGGGGCCTGATGACAAGGAGAAGGACTCCAGGTCGGACAAGAAGATTGACGCAGAAAAGGATGAAACATATGCTGAAAAACAGACATTTACGGGAAGGTTGCTGTCTGAGTCGGACTCCCGTGATAAATGGAGACCTCGTCACCGGCAGGAAAGTCATTCTGTCGGGACAGCTACATACCGTGCTGCTCCAGGCTTTGGATCTGAGAAAGGTCGTGTAAAGGACTCGAATGTTGGTTTTGCCCCTGGAAGAGGCAGGGGAAACCCAaacttagttccatccttcaaCCGGCCATCATCTGCAGGACCAATTGGTGCTCCACCTGTGCACGGAAAATGTGCAAAAACTGCTGTTACTTTTCGCTACCCAAGAGGGAAGCTTCTGGATATATACAGGCAAAAAAATATGATGGCATCCTTTGATGACGCCCACCTTAAACTGGAGGAAATTCCTTCCATCACACTCTCTACTTCTGCAAAACCACTAGCCTTTGTTGCACCCAATACTCTTGAAGAG GCTCTTCTGGAAGATATTAggaaaggtaaaatcattagcAGCGAAGCAATCAATGCGCCTGGaaacaaaaaagagaggacACAAGATCCTGAAG AACCAGCTTGTGGTGTTGATGACAACAAGGCTAAAACCACTATTGCATTTGGTGGGTTGGGTCACGAAGGATCTGCTTTAATCTCGGAGAAGGATGCATTCTATGATGAAGGGATGTTTTCTAGTGCTGTTAGTACATCTGCACCAATGAGATTTATAGAGGAACATGCCCGTGATAATCAATCTGGGATTCCCGGCATTCATGAAGGTTTGAAAACTGATGAAGTCAAGTCAAGTGCTGATCATGATCTTAGCACTAAGCTACCTGACGATTCAAACACTCTGTTTGATGTACCACCCTTCGAGCATCCTCCAGAATCCACTATGTCATACCAAAGCAGTGACATGGATATGAAAGCTAGGGGCCAGGTTAGTTACCCAGAGGAGCTGACGTTATATTATCTGGATCCCCAAGGAGGTGTTCAAGGTCCATTTCTGGGTGCTGACATAATCTCCTGGTATGAAGATGGATATTTTGGTTTGGAGTTACCTGTTCGTTTATCTCAGGCTCCAGACGATGCTCCTTTCCGCCCACTTGTTGAAGTCATGCCACACCTTGGACGAAAGCCCCAATCACACCCGCCTGTACCCTGTGATGAAAGTGCTGGATCTCTGGATTCTGTTCAAAGTAAATTTGAAGCTGCAATCCCTACTTCTGCTTCTTCTGGGAAGAGTGATCAAGCATCTAAATGGGACTCTGAAAGCTATGCAGTTGATCCTAAAAGAGGTGAGCAGGAAGCATCAGTTCAGTCTCAAACTAGTTGGTTACCTTCATCTGAAACACAAAAGGATTCAGCAAACATTAGACAACACATTCCTGAAGCAGTAAATCAGGATGCTGAAG TGTTGTACACTGGGAGGCCTAATAGCAGCATGGGTCAATCCCTAAGGGATCTCGAAAATGACCGTGCAGATTTCCAGTTGGCATCACGTGATCCCCGTTCTAGGGTGGGAGAAGCTAATTTGCCTCAGCATGATGGCCCGAGAGAGAGTGATCTGAGTCCTCTTGGCTTACTTTGGTCTGAGCTGGAAGGGATGCACCCAAAGCAACCTCTCTCATCGAATGTACTTGGTGTAAATAAGCGGAGAAATCCCAAGCCTACAGCGCCCAAGGACATTCCAGCTGTAAACATGAGGCATGGGCCACTTAGCAGGATGAATGAAGCTTCTGGTGTGCGTGACGAGTGGCCTGCTAACTTTGGGCAGCTGGACAACATGAATGATGCAAACATTTCAGGCCGAATCCCTCAGGTTGAAGCTGAAcatcatttgaattttgaggaGCAACTGCTTCTTCAACAGATTCGAAGGGAGCAGCTGCAGCAGGAGCAAATGATGGCCCGTAACAATTTGGAGTTTCCTGGACCATTTCCAGGGCAGGTGTTTGATTCTTTGCACCAACACCGACAGCCTATGAATCAACCACTTCCTGATGCGGATCATATTTTGAGAGTACAGTTTGAACTTGAACAACAACGCTGTCAACAGCTCCAACAAGAGCAGCACCAAAggcagctgcagcagcaacGGCAAACCCAACttttgcagcagcagcaacagcagcagcaaaagATGATTCTCGAGCAACTGTTGCAACAACAGCTGCAGGGTTCAAATTTCGGACCAAATAACATGGTCGATCAAGTCTTACTTCGGGAGCATGTATTGAATGACCTGCATCACCAACCCCACCATTTGCAAAGGCAGCATGATGCAGCAATTGAACAACTTATTCAAGCAAAGTTTGGGCATGGCCTTCATAGGGagcatcacaatgatatgttgGATGTTCTCCCACGTTCAAATCAGAGGCAGATGCTTCCTTTAGAGCAGCAAATTCTTTTAGGTCTTCAGCACGAGCAGCTTCAGTCACAACAATTGGCTAATGCTCTACGACAGCATTCAGGCCGGGAGGAAGAAAGGCACTTAAGTGGGGTCTGGCCAATGGACGATGCTGGTCAGTTTATTTGCTCAGGAACCAGTCCAAATCAAGGCCACATTTCTAGGCAAGGTCGTTTTGATCTTCTGGATACTCTTCAGAGATCTTCTTCCTTCGAACATCATGAACATCTTGACCGGAGCCTCTCCTTGCACGAGCGTTTGCATAGGGGAGGTCAAGGTATTCACTCCCTTGAGCGGTCTGGTTCTTTGCCTGGTGGTGGTCCTTTACCAAATCCAGATGTTATAAATGCCCTAGCACGTCAGCATGGCCTTGGTCAACTGGAAACACATGGTGATTTTTATTCTTCAGGCCAAATGCCTATGCTTGCTTCAGGGGTTCATCCCCAGCAACATAGGTTTCAGGAGCAGCTTTCTGGTTCTCATGCAGGAAGGCTAGAAAGGCACTGGTTGGATGCCAATGGACAATTGCAAAATAGTCTGATGGAATCTTCACGCATTAACCAGTTGCAGATTGAAGCAGAGAAGCAGAGGAGGAATGTGGAAATGAACCTTTCTGTTGACAATCCGCATGCATGGGCAGCACTTATGAACAAAGAGAGGAACACGGAGCAAGATTTGAGTGATATGATCCGTAATAAACTTGTCCTTCAATCACAGCAATCTTTGGGATTTCCTGATGTTCCGGTGCCCGCATCATTTGGACGTAAAGATCCTTCTGTACACTTTGCACAGCCTGTTGCAGAGAACCCTTTGAGATCCCCAGTGAACAGATTGACTTTGGAGGAGTCTCTTGCAGAAAGGTCagtttttacaaaaataggGGAGTCAGCGCAGGAGGGATCAGTCAATCTTAATAGTATTGAGAACAGTGGGAAATATAACCTTAGATCAAACTCTTCATCGATGCTTGAGCAGAAACATTTTCTTGCAACAGATGATGTTCAAAGGGGAGAATTTTCAGATATTACGGGTGGCAGAGCATCTGCTAATCAATTTGTTGGGAGTGTCAATGAGTTGACCAGGGGGAAAAAGCAGGGTTCTAGTGTGAACTTGGCTGGAGATGATACTGATTTTGCTGAAGAAGCTGTTAGGAGCTG GTCTGATACTGGCATCTCAAAAGGGAATTCTCACTCCTTGCTAAAGCGCACAACGAGCCAACATACTGCTACATCTCAGGCAGTTTCCATGGATTTATCTTCAACTGTTAGGCTGAAGAAGGCAGGCCTTTCATCTTCTGATG AGAATAAGATGGAATCAGTAGTCACCTCAGTAGCCAAGGCTATGGAAGCCTCTGTTCCGAGCAGCAAAGAGACGGGGGCGTATAGCATGCAATCAACCACCACCAATCTTGATGCCTCTGGTCAGTCGTTCAGCGAAGCGTTGAAGAGCACAAAGAAGCCGCCCATGCAGTATGATGCCTCGGAATCTGCAGACGGGGGCCCGGGTGGTAAAGGTgcgaagaagaaaacaaagaaaggaAAGCAGATTGACCCTTCTCTTCTTGGCTTCAAAGTCCACAGTAACCGGATCATGATGGGTGAGATCGTTCGCGATGATTAA